DNA sequence from the Sphingomonas taxi genome:
CGCCGAGCGCGGCGAGCAGCGCATCGGACAATGCGACCGGCGCAGCCGCGACGGGCGGCGGCGCATCCACCGCCGCCGCGGCGGACGGCGCGGCGTCGAGCGCCGCGCGCATCTCCATCGCGAGCCCGTCGGCGATGCCGCCGACGATCACCTGCACCGCGGTCGGCGACGGACGCAGCACGCCGCGCGCGCCGAGCTGGCGCAGCCGCGGCTCGTCGATTGCCTGCGCGTCCGCCACCGCCAGCCGCAGCCGGGTGGCGCAGGCATCGATGCCGCGCAGATTGGCCGCGCCGCCCAATGCCGCGACGAACGCCGCCGCCTTGGCATCCGCCGCCACCGCCGGACCGGCGGGCGTCGCCTCGGGCGCCTCGCGACCTGGCGTCGGCAGGTTGAAGCGCACGATCGCCCAGCGGAACAACGTATAATAGATCACCGCATAAGCGGCGCCGACCGGCAGCAGCATCAGCGGCCGCGTCGCCTTGCCGTAATTGAGCACGTAATCGAACAGGCCGGCGGAGAACCCATAGCCGAGCTTGACGCCCAGCGCGTTCATGATCGCCTCGGCCAGTCCACTGAGCAGCGCGTGGATCGCGTAGAGCACCGGCGCGAGGAACATGAAGCTGAATTCGATCGGCTCGGTGACGCCGGTGAGGAACGAGGTCAGCGCGAGGCTGAACAGCATGCCGCCGACTTCCTTGCGCCGATCGGGCGCGGTGGCGTGGTACATGGCGAGACAGGCGGCGGGCAGACCGAACATCATGACCGGGAAGAAGCCGCTCATGAAGCCGCCCGCGGTCGGATCGCCGGCGAAGAAGCGGGTCAGGTCGCCGGTCTTGCCCTGATAGTCGCCGACGACGAAATAGGCGACGTTGTTGAGGATATGGTGCAGCCCGGTGACGAGCAGCAGCCGGTTGAGCAGGCCGAAGGCGAACAGGCCGAACCCGCCGGCGGCGACGACGCCGTTGCTCAGCGCGTCCATCCCGGCGTTGATCGTGCCGTAGCTCAGCCCCACCGCCAGCGCGATGACCAGCCCGGCGATGCCGGCGATGATCGGCACGAACCGCCGCCCGCCGAAGAAGGCGAGGTAATCGGGCAGCTTGAAGGTCGCGAAGCGATTGTAGAAGCCGCCGCCGACGAGGCCGGAGACGATGCCGATCGGCACTTCCAGCCGGTCGATCGCCGCCGTCTTCCACGCCGCGGACACGCCCGCCGCCAGCGCCGCCGGCACGTTGGCGAGCGTCGCGGCGGGAACGGTCAGGAAGGTCTGCGCGGCGTTGACCGAGACGAGATAGCAGACGACCCCCGCCATCGCGGCGGCGCCGTTGCCGTCGCGCGCGAAGCCGGTGGCGACGCCGACCGCGAACAGCAGGCCGAGGTTGGAGAACATCGCGTCGCCCGCCGCGCTGAGGAAGGCGATATCGAGCAGGTCGGGCTGGCCGAGGCGCAGCATCAGCCCGGCGATCGGCATCACCGCGATCGGCAGCATCAACGCGCGGCCGAGCGGCTGGAGGAAGCTCATCACCGAGAAACGGGAGGCGGGGCGGGTCATCGGCTGATCTCCTCGGCGAAGCGGCGGGCAAGCGCGCGCACCCCGGCGGCATTGGCCGCGGCGAGCGCGGCAGCGGCATGGTCGCGCACCGCCGCCATCGTCAGGCGGGCGACGAGCGCCTTGGTGGCGGGCACGCGCGCCGGCGGCACCGACAGCGTGCGCACGCCGAGCCCGACCAGGATCGGCGCGGCGAGCGGATCGGCGGCGAGCCCGCCGCAGACGCTGACCGGTACGCCGCGCGTCGCGGCGCCTTCGCAGGTCATGCGGATCAGCCGCAGCACCGCCGGATGCAGCCCGTCGATGCCGGCGGCGACCGCCGGATTGCCGCGATCCATCGCCAGCACATATTGGGTGAGGTCGTTGCTGCCGATCGACAGGAAATCGGCATGCGCCGCGATCAGGTCGGCGGTCGCCGCCGCCGCGGGCGTCTCGATCATCGCGCCGAGCTGCACCGGGCCGACGCCCAGTTCGGCACGCAGCCGGTCGAGCGCCTCGCGCACCGCGATCAGCTCGTCGATGCTGGCGACCATCGGCACCATGATGCGGCAGCGCTCGACCTCGGGCACCGCGAGGATCGCGCGCAGCTGCGTATCGAGCACCTCGGGCCGCGCCAGCGAGACGCGGATGCCGCGCAGGCCGAGCGCCGGATTCTCCTCGGGCGGGATCGCCAGATAGGGCGCGGGCTTGTCGCCGCCGACGTCGAGCAGCCGGATCACCACCGGCCGGCCCGGCAAGGCCGCGACGACGCCGCGATAGTCCGCCGCCTGTTCGGCGACGTCGGGCGCGACCGACCGGTCGAGGAACAGGATTTCGGTGCGCAGCAGGCCGCAGCCTTCCGCGCCCGCCGCCGCCGCCGCCTCGGCATCGGCGACCGAGCCGAGATTGGCATAGACGTGGATCGCCTGCCCGTCGGCGGTCGCCGCCGGCCGGTCGCCCGCCGCCAGCGCCGCCGCCTCGGCCTCCGCACGCAGCGCGATCGCCGCGCGCGCCTGCGCCTGACGGTCGGAATGCGGACCGACGATCACAGCGCCGGCATCGGCGTCGAGAATGACCTGCATCCCGTCGGTGACGACCCGCACCGCCGCGCCGAGCGCCACGACCATCGGCACGCCCATCCCCGCCGCGAGCATCGCGACGTGCGAGGTCGGCCCGCCGCCGACCACGGCGAAACCGGCGACCTTGGCCGCGGTCAGGGCGGACAATTGCGACGGCAACAGATCGTCGGCGAAGACGATCGCGCCCGCCGGCACGGTCAGCGCCGCCGCGCTGGTGCCGAGGATCGCATGGACGACGCGCAGCGCGACGTCGCGGATATCGTCGGCGCGCTCGGCGATGCGCGCGTTGCCGGTCGCGCGGAGCTGCGCTCCCTGCCCTTCGGCCGCGGTCATCATCGCTGCCGCCGCCGCCATGCCGTTGGCGATCCCCGCCTCGGCGCGATCGCGCAGGTCGGGATCGTCGAGGATCGCGCGATGCGCGGCGAGCACGCCACCCATCTGCCCCGCCCCGCCCGCCGCCGCATCGAGCGTCGCCGCCACCGCGGCGATACCGTCCGCCAGCCGCGCCTGTTCGACCGCGACGCCCTCGCCCATCGTCGGCAGTTCGGGCATCTCGAGCCGCAGCCAGAAGGCCGGCCCGATCGCCAGCCCCGGCGCCGCCGGCACGCCGGACAGCGCGCCCGCCTCGACATCCCGCGCGACCGGCGGCCGCGGAGCGGACGCAGTCATCGGCGCGGCATCGACCTCGGCGGTGAGCAAGGCGACCACCGCATCGATCGCCGCCGCCGCCTGCCCGCCGCGCGCCGCGATCGTCACGTGGCGTCCCTGCGCCAACCCCAGCGACAACAGCCCGATCGGGCTGCTCGCCGAGGCGGTCTCACCGTTGCTGGTCAGCGTCACCTCGGCGCCGCTGTCGCGCACCGCCGCGACGATCCGCGCCGCCGGCCGCGCGTGCAGTCCGTGCGGCAGCAGCACCACCGCGTCGCGCCGCAGCGTCTCGCCAGCGACCGCGCCGGCATCCGCCGCCACCGGCGCGCCCACGACGATCCGCGCCAGCGGCGCGCCGACCGCAACCAGCCCCTCGGCGGCGATCGTCTCGACGGACCCCTCGCCCTCGACGAGGATCACCGGCGTCACCGCCGCCGCAGCGCCCTGCACCACCGCGTCGAGATCGAAGCGGATCAGCGGATCGCCCGCGCGCACCCGGTCGCCCGCCGCGACCAGCGGCGTGAACCCCTGCCCGCCCAGCTTCACCGTATCGATGCCGATATGGATCAGCAGCGAGACGCCGCCGCCGACATCCAGCGTCACCGCATGGCCGGCAGCATGGACGGTGAGCACCTGCGCGTCGCACGGCGCGTGCAGCGTATCGCCGGTCGGATCGATCGCCAGACCCGGTCCCATCATCCCCTCGGCGAAGACCGGATCGGGAACGGCAGTCAGCGGCAGGACCCATCCCGCGAGCGGCGCCACCAACTGCACATCCGTCATTCGTCATTCACCTCTGGCCGGTCTCCCGCGCAGTGTATCGCACGCTAACCTGCTGACAATACCTATTGAATACCTTTGCGTAGGACCTCGCGCGTCATTCGGCGCGGATGGTCACTCCGCCGACGAGTCCCGACGGCCTGCCCGCCTCCGGCTGGACGATCAGCACCACGGCGCGCGCGCCGCTGCCCGGCGGCAGCTTCGCCTCGATCGGCGCGACCGCGGCGTCGGTCTTGGCGGCGAGCCGGCGGCCGTCGACCCACAGCTCCGCCCGCCCGGCGACGCCGGCGAAGGCGATCCGCCCGCCCCGCGCCGCCACCGCGCGCACCGGCGTGACGCGCGCGCGATAGACCTGCCAGCCACCCTGCGGCTCGGCCGGCGTCGGGGTGCCGCCGCGCACGAATGCCCAGCTGTTGTTGTCGCCGCTCGCCGGCGCCAGCGCCGGATCGGGCCGTGCGGCGAGTAGCGGCGAGCGTCGCCAGTCGGCGATCGCGCGCACCGCCGCCACCCGCGGCACCTGTGCCCGCGCCGGTACCGCGACGCGGTCGATCGTCAGGCGCGCCGGCTTCAGCCCCGGCGCGGTCGCGCGCAGCACGATCGTCCCGCGCGCGGCGGCATCCGCCTGCACCAGCACCTGCGCCAGGCCGTTGAACAGCGACCGCGCGCCGCTGGTCGGACCGTCGCCCTTTTCGGATTCGTGGCTGTTGGGATCGCCGTTGCCGACGCCGACGATCGTCGCTCCCGCAACGGTGAATTGCGTCGGCAGATTGGCGGTCGGCACGTGGCGGCCGCGCGCGTCGATCGCATCGATCGTCACCGGCTGCACGTCCTCGCCGTCGCCCGCCATCGCGCGCCTCGCCGGCGTCAGCCGCAGCGCGACCGGCGCGCCCGCGGTCTCGTGACCGGCGCGCGCCACCTCGCGTCCGCCGGACAGCGCGATCACCTCCAGCGTGCCCGGCGCATAGGGGACGGTGAAGGCATTGCCCATCAGCCGGTCGACCGCCGCCTCGCCGACGACGCGGCCGTTGAGTTTGAGCACGACCCGCTCGGCATTGGACAGGACGAGCACCGGCACCGGCTGCCCCTCGCGGCCCGGCCACGTCCAGTGCGGCGCGAGGCCGACGACGGGCGTGTCGTCGATCCAGCCGGCGCGATGGATGTCATACGCCGTCTTGCGGAACCCGCAGAGGTCGAGGATGCCGAAGAAGCTCGCGATCGTCGGCCAGACGTGCGGCGTCGGCTCGCCGTGATAGTCGAAGCCGGTCCACACGAAGCCGCCCGCGACGAACGGTCGCCTGGCGATCTCCGCCCAGCCCTTGCGATGCGTCTCGCCCCAGCCGGCGGCATCGTCGTCCATCGACGAGCGGATGTGCTTCTCCGGGATCGTCTCATAGGCGCCGCGCGTCTCGAACGCGCTGGTATCCTCCGAGCTGGTCATCGGCTTGGTCGGGTTGAGCGCGTGGAACCGGTCGTAATCGCCCGGATAATAATTGAAGCCGACCACGTCGACGACGGTCGAGACGTTCTCGGGATTGAAGAACGACCCGTTCATCGCCGCGGTCACCGGCCGGCTGTCGTCGAGCCGCTTCACCGCCGCCGCCATCCGCCGCACCATCTGCACACCGGCCGCGGTGCCCTGCATCGGCTCCTCGTTGAACACCGACCACAGGATGACGCTCGGGTGGTTACGGTCGCGCCGCACCAGCCATTCGAGCTGCGCCATATAATCGGGCGAGGGATTGAAGTTACGGTTCTCGTCCATGACGAGGAAGCCCATCCGGTCGCACAGGTCGAGGAAGGCGACCGGCGGCGCATTGTGCGAACAGCGGATCGCGTTGCAGCCGAGCTCCTTCAGCCGTTCCAGCCGCCACGCGAGCAGCCCGTCGGGCAGCGCCACGCCGACGCCGGCATGGTCGTGGTGGATGCACACGCCCTTCAGCTTGACGGGCGCGTCGTTGACGAACAGCCCCTTGTCGGCATCGAAGCGGATCGTGCGGAAGCCGATCGGCACGCGCCGCCGGTCGACCGCGGCGCCGTCGCGCTCCAGCGTCACCGCGACGGTGTAGAGCGTCGGCGTCTCGACCGACCAGAGGCGCGGCGCAGCGACCGGCACCACCGCCTGCGTCACCGCCTCGTCCAGCGGCGCGACCGTCACCGGCGGCAGGGGGAGCGTCGCGATGGTACGGCCGTCGGGATCGATCAGGCTGGCGACCGCCCGCACCGTCACCGGTGCCGCCTCGGTCGAGCGTATCGTCACCGCGACCGGCACCGTCCAGCCGCCATCCGCGCCCCGCCGCGGGTCGCAATGCACGCCGTCGGTGACGATCGACACCGGCGCGCGCGTCGCCAGCCAGGCGTGGCGGTACAGACCGGCGCCTTCGTACCACCAGCCCTCCATCGCCTCGGCATCGACGCGGATCGCGACGACGTTGGTCTCGTCGCCGAACCGCGCGAACGGGGTGATGTCGATATAGACGCTGTTATAGCCCGACCAATTGTGCGCGACGACGCTGCCGTTGACCCAGATCGTCGCATTGGTCGCGATGCCGTCGAACTGCAGTTCGAGATAGCGGCCGCGGCTGGCGGGATCGAGCCGGAAGCTGCGCCGGTACCAGGCGATGCCGCGCGGGCGATAGCCCTGCGCGACGTTGGCGGTCTCGACGAACGGCTGGAACGACGCCCAATCGTGCGGCAGCGTCACCACCGGCCATTCGCTGTCGTCATAGTCCATCGCCGCCGCGCCGGTGGCGTTGCCCGCCTTGGCGCGCAGATAGGTCTCGTTATGCGTCGCCGCCGGTGGCACGGCGATGTCGCCTTCGTGGAACAGCCAGCCCTGGTCGAAGCCGATCCGCGAGGGGTCGCCGACCGGCAGCGGCGGCAACAGGCCGTCGACCGGTGCGGGCATCGGCAACGCG
Encoded proteins:
- the nagE gene encoding N-acetylglucosamine-specific PTS transporter subunit IIBC: MTRPASRFSVMSFLQPLGRALMLPIAVMPIAGLMLRLGQPDLLDIAFLSAAGDAMFSNLGLLFAVGVATGFARDGNGAAAMAGVVCYLVSVNAAQTFLTVPAATLANVPAALAAGVSAAWKTAAIDRLEVPIGIVSGLVGGGFYNRFATFKLPDYLAFFGGRRFVPIIAGIAGLVIALAVGLSYGTINAGMDALSNGVVAAGGFGLFAFGLLNRLLLVTGLHHILNNVAYFVVGDYQGKTGDLTRFFAGDPTAGGFMSGFFPVMMFGLPAACLAMYHATAPDRRKEVGGMLFSLALTSFLTGVTEPIEFSFMFLAPVLYAIHALLSGLAEAIMNALGVKLGYGFSAGLFDYVLNYGKATRPLMLLPVGAAYAVIYYTLFRWAIVRFNLPTPGREAPEATPAGPAVAADAKAAAFVAALGGAANLRGIDACATRLRLAVADAQAIDEPRLRQLGARGVLRPSPTAVQVIVGGIADGLAMEMRAALDAAPSAAAAVDAPPPVAAAPVALSDALLAALGGRGNVGAVSRHGSRLRVVVGDRAQVDEAALGGDVRALVWARPDVLHLLMPA
- the ptsP gene encoding phosphoenolpyruvate--protein phosphotransferase codes for the protein MTDVQLVAPLAGWVLPLTAVPDPVFAEGMMGPGLAIDPTGDTLHAPCDAQVLTVHAAGHAVTLDVGGGVSLLIHIGIDTVKLGGQGFTPLVAAGDRVRAGDPLIRFDLDAVVQGAAAAVTPVILVEGEGSVETIAAEGLVAVGAPLARIVVGAPVAADAGAVAGETLRRDAVVLLPHGLHARPAARIVAAVRDSGAEVTLTSNGETASASSPIGLLSLGLAQGRHVTIAARGGQAAAAIDAVVALLTAEVDAAPMTASAPRPPVARDVEAGALSGVPAAPGLAIGPAFWLRLEMPELPTMGEGVAVEQARLADGIAAVAATLDAAAGGAGQMGGVLAAHRAILDDPDLRDRAEAGIANGMAAAAAMMTAAEGQGAQLRATGNARIAERADDIRDVALRVVHAILGTSAAALTVPAGAIVFADDLLPSQLSALTAAKVAGFAVVGGGPTSHVAMLAAGMGVPMVVALGAAVRVVTDGMQVILDADAGAVIVGPHSDRQAQARAAIALRAEAEAAALAAGDRPAATADGQAIHVYANLGSVADAEAAAAAGAEGCGLLRTEILFLDRSVAPDVAEQAADYRGVVAALPGRPVVIRLLDVGGDKPAPYLAIPPEENPALGLRGIRVSLARPEVLDTQLRAILAVPEVERCRIMVPMVASIDELIAVREALDRLRAELGVGPVQLGAMIETPAAAATADLIAAHADFLSIGSNDLTQYVLAMDRGNPAVAAGIDGLHPAVLRLIRMTCEGAATRGVPVSVCGGLAADPLAAPILVGLGVRTLSVPPARVPATKALVARLTMAAVRDHAAAALAAANAAGVRALARRFAEEISR
- the galA gene encoding beta-galactosidase GalA: MTIDRRQLLGSAGAGLTLSLPGAALAAPGSRYGALPMPAPVDGLLPPLPVGDPSRIGFDQGWLFHEGDIAVPPAATHNETYLRAKAGNATGAAAMDYDDSEWPVVTLPHDWASFQPFVETANVAQGYRPRGIAWYRRSFRLDPASRGRYLELQFDGIATNATIWVNGSVVAHNWSGYNSVYIDITPFARFGDETNVVAIRVDAEAMEGWWYEGAGLYRHAWLATRAPVSIVTDGVHCDPRRGADGGWTVPVAVTIRSTEAAPVTVRAVASLIDPDGRTIATLPLPPVTVAPLDEAVTQAVVPVAAPRLWSVETPTLYTVAVTLERDGAAVDRRRVPIGFRTIRFDADKGLFVNDAPVKLKGVCIHHDHAGVGVALPDGLLAWRLERLKELGCNAIRCSHNAPPVAFLDLCDRMGFLVMDENRNFNPSPDYMAQLEWLVRRDRNHPSVILWSVFNEEPMQGTAAGVQMVRRMAAAVKRLDDSRPVTAAMNGSFFNPENVSTVVDVVGFNYYPGDYDRFHALNPTKPMTSSEDTSAFETRGAYETIPEKHIRSSMDDDAAGWGETHRKGWAEIARRPFVAGGFVWTGFDYHGEPTPHVWPTIASFFGILDLCGFRKTAYDIHRAGWIDDTPVVGLAPHWTWPGREGQPVPVLVLSNAERVVLKLNGRVVGEAAVDRLMGNAFTVPYAPGTLEVIALSGGREVARAGHETAGAPVALRLTPARRAMAGDGEDVQPVTIDAIDARGRHVPTANLPTQFTVAGATIVGVGNGDPNSHESEKGDGPTSGARSLFNGLAQVLVQADAAARGTIVLRATAPGLKPARLTIDRVAVPARAQVPRVAAVRAIADWRRSPLLAARPDPALAPASGDNNSWAFVRGGTPTPAEPQGGWQVYRARVTPVRAVAARGGRIAFAGVAGRAELWVDGRRLAAKTDAAVAPIEAKLPPGSGARAVVLIVQPEAGRPSGLVGGVTIRAE